One part of the Vogesella sp. LIG4 genome encodes these proteins:
- a CDS encoding aspartate aminotransferase family protein — protein sequence MTQQQRSTAQWRELDAAHHLHPFTDTTSLNQQGVRMITHADGIYLWDSEGNKITDGMAGLWCVNLGYGRKDLSDVAKRQMDELAYYNTFFKTSHPAVVELSHLLAQVAPAGFDHVFYTNSGSESVDTMMRMVRRYWDVKGKPQKKTLIGRWNGYHGSTIGGASLGGMSYMHEQGDLPIPGIAHIEQPWYYKHGKDMTPEEFGLAAARWLEDKILEIGADKVAAFVGEPIQGAGGVIIPPSTYWPEVERICRKYDILLVADEVICGFGRTGEWFGQQHFGFKPDIFTTAKGLSSGYLPIGAVFVGNEVAATLAAGGDFNHGFTYSGHPVAAAVAHANVKALRDEGIVKRVKEETGPYMQQRWRETFGQFEHVDDVRGVGLIQAFTLVKNKATRELFDNWGEMGTMCRDIFFGNNLIMRACGDHMVSAPPLVITKAEIDTMLGTAARCMETFEQKLRERGLA from the coding sequence ATGACGCAGCAACAACGCAGCACCGCCCAGTGGCGCGAACTGGATGCAGCACATCACCTGCATCCGTTTACCGACACCACCTCGCTGAACCAGCAGGGCGTGCGCATGATTACCCACGCCGACGGTATCTATCTGTGGGATAGCGAAGGCAACAAGATCACCGACGGCATGGCCGGCCTGTGGTGCGTGAATCTCGGCTATGGCCGCAAGGACCTGTCTGATGTCGCCAAGCGCCAGATGGACGAGCTGGCCTACTACAACACTTTCTTCAAGACCTCGCACCCGGCCGTGGTAGAGCTGTCGCACCTGCTGGCGCAAGTGGCACCGGCCGGTTTCGACCACGTGTTCTACACCAACTCCGGCTCCGAGTCGGTAGACACCATGATGCGCATGGTGCGCCGTTACTGGGACGTGAAAGGCAAGCCGCAGAAGAAAACCCTGATCGGCCGCTGGAACGGCTATCACGGTTCCACCATCGGCGGTGCTTCGCTGGGTGGCATGAGCTATATGCACGAGCAGGGCGACCTGCCGATTCCGGGCATCGCCCACATCGAACAGCCGTGGTACTACAAGCACGGCAAGGACATGACCCCGGAAGAGTTCGGCCTGGCGGCTGCCCGCTGGCTGGAAGACAAGATTCTGGAAATCGGCGCCGACAAGGTTGCCGCCTTCGTGGGTGAGCCTATCCAGGGCGCCGGCGGCGTGATCATCCCGCCGTCCACCTACTGGCCGGAAGTGGAACGCATCTGCCGCAAGTACGACATCCTGCTGGTTGCCGACGAGGTGATCTGCGGTTTCGGCCGTACCGGCGAGTGGTTCGGCCAGCAGCACTTCGGCTTCAAGCCGGACATCTTCACCACCGCCAAGGGCCTGTCCTCCGGCTACCTGCCGATCGGCGCGGTATTCGTTGGCAATGAAGTGGCGGCAACGTTGGCCGCAGGCGGCGATTTCAACCACGGCTTTACCTATTCCGGCCACCCGGTGGCTGCCGCCGTGGCGCACGCCAACGTCAAGGCGCTGCGCGACGAGGGCATCGTCAAGCGCGTGAAGGAAGAAACCGGCCCTTACATGCAGCAGCGCTGGCGCGAAACCTTCGGCCAGTTCGAGCATGTGGACGACGTTCGTGGCGTCGGGCTGATCCAGGCGTTCACCCTGGTGAAGAACAAGGCCACCCGCGAGCTGTTCGACAACTGGGGCGAGATGGGCACCATGTGCCGTGACATCTTCTTCGGCAACAACCTGATCATGCGTGCCTGCGGCGACCACATGGTATCCGCACCGCCGCTGGTGATCACCAAGGCCGAGATCGACACCATGCTGGGTACTGCCGCCCGCTGCATGGAAACCTTCGAGCAGAAACTGCGCGAGCGCGGCCTGGCCTGA
- a CDS encoding glutamine synthetase family protein, with translation MSHQMFEWLREHRITEVECIVPDMTGVARGKIVPKDKFVSEAEMRLPEAVLIQTVTGDYPDDSMLDLTDPDMVLKPDPDSLRFVPWATDPTAQLIFDAFRADGSPVEVAPRSVLRRVLQLYSDKGWAPVVAPEMEFYLLSPNPDPDIPLAPPIGRTGRAEFGRRSYAIDAVNEFDPLFEDIYDYCHAQNLEVDTLIHEIGTAQMEINFLHGNALDLCDQVFLFKRTVREAAFRHNMYATFMAKPMEGEPGSAMHIHQSVTDINTGKNLFSNADGSASEMFLHFIGGLQHYLPECMPFFAPYVNSYRRLSRYTAAPTNVEWGYDNRTVGLRVPHSSPAARRVENRVPGVDVNPYIAMAATLACGYLGIVNKIQPRDPLASDAYELPFQFPRGTEEALERLSRCHDVAEVLGPRFVKMFIGMKEKEFAEYFRVISPWERRFLLLHV, from the coding sequence ATGAGTCACCAAATGTTCGAATGGTTGCGTGAGCACAGAATCACCGAAGTGGAGTGCATTGTTCCGGATATGACCGGCGTTGCACGCGGCAAGATCGTGCCGAAGGACAAGTTCGTGTCCGAGGCCGAGATGCGCCTGCCCGAAGCGGTGCTGATCCAGACAGTTACCGGCGATTACCCGGATGACAGCATGCTGGATCTGACCGACCCGGATATGGTCCTGAAGCCGGATCCGGACAGCCTGCGCTTCGTGCCGTGGGCTACCGACCCGACTGCCCAGCTGATCTTCGACGCCTTCCGCGCCGATGGCAGCCCGGTGGAAGTGGCACCGCGCAGCGTGCTGCGCCGCGTGCTGCAGCTGTACAGCGACAAGGGTTGGGCGCCGGTAGTGGCGCCGGAAATGGAGTTCTACCTGCTGTCGCCGAACCCGGATCCGGACATTCCGCTGGCTCCGCCTATCGGCCGTACCGGCCGCGCCGAATTCGGCCGTCGCTCCTATGCCATCGATGCGGTGAACGAATTCGACCCGCTGTTCGAAGACATTTACGACTACTGCCATGCGCAGAATCTGGAAGTCGACACGCTGATTCACGAAATCGGCACCGCGCAGATGGAGATCAACTTCCTGCACGGCAACGCGCTGGATCTGTGTGACCAGGTGTTCCTGTTCAAGCGCACCGTGCGCGAGGCAGCGTTCCGCCACAATATGTACGCCACCTTCATGGCCAAGCCGATGGAAGGCGAGCCGGGCAGCGCGATGCATATTCACCAGAGTGTGACCGACATCAACACCGGCAAGAACCTGTTCAGCAACGCGGATGGCAGTGCGTCCGAGATGTTCCTGCACTTCATCGGCGGCCTGCAGCACTACCTGCCGGAGTGCATGCCGTTCTTCGCACCGTACGTGAACTCCTACCGTCGCCTGTCGCGCTACACCGCGGCACCGACCAACGTGGAGTGGGGCTACGACAACCGTACCGTCGGCCTGCGCGTGCCGCATTCCTCGCCGGCTGCGCGCCGCGTGGAAAACCGCGTGCCGGGCGTGGACGTGAACCCGTACATCGCCATGGCCGCCACCCTGGCCTGCGGCTACCTGGGTATCGTCAACAAGATCCAGCCGCGTGACCCGCTGGCCAGCGATGCCTACGAGCTGCCGTTCCAGTTCCCGCGTGGCACCGAGGAGGCACTGGAGCGCCTGTCGCGCTGCCACGACGTGGCCGAAGTACTGGGCCCGCGTTTCGTGAAGATGTTCATCGGCATGAAAGAGAAGGAATTTGCCGAGTACTTCCGCGTGATCAGCCCGTGGGAACGCCGCTTCCTGCTGCTGCACGTGTAA
- the ald gene encoding alanine dehydrogenase: protein MLIGVPKEIKNHEYRVGLTPSGVREIVAAGHKVVVQTQAGLAIGFTDENYLQAGASIAATAEAVFAAADMIIKVKEPQPVECRMLRPGQVLFTYLHLAPDPEQTRLLVDSGAIAIAYETVTDERGGLPLLAPMSEVAGRMAVQAGAHALEKAQGGRGVLLGGVPGVAPARVVVIGGGVVGLNAARMAQGLGADVTLLDKSLGRLKEIDNVYQGRIKTLMSNAANIEESIRDADMVVGAVLIPGAAAPKLVSRAMLKNMKTGAVLVDVAIDQGGCFETSRATTHQDPTYIVDGIVHYCVANMPGGVARTSTMALTNATLPYALELAGKGWAEALVANPHLRNGLNVCRGQVTYAAVARDLGYEYVEPLAAIKAAS, encoded by the coding sequence ATGTTAATAGGCGTTCCGAAGGAGATCAAAAATCACGAGTATCGCGTTGGCCTCACGCCGTCCGGTGTTCGTGAAATCGTGGCCGCCGGCCACAAGGTGGTAGTGCAGACCCAGGCTGGTCTGGCCATCGGTTTTACCGATGAAAACTACCTGCAGGCGGGGGCTTCCATCGCGGCTACGGCCGAGGCGGTGTTTGCTGCAGCCGACATGATCATCAAGGTGAAGGAACCGCAGCCGGTGGAATGCCGCATGCTGCGTCCCGGGCAAGTGTTGTTTACCTATCTGCATCTGGCGCCGGACCCGGAACAGACCCGGTTGCTGGTGGATTCCGGCGCCATCGCCATCGCTTACGAGACGGTGACCGACGAGCGTGGTGGCCTGCCGCTGCTGGCGCCGATGTCGGAAGTGGCTGGCCGCATGGCGGTACAGGCCGGTGCGCATGCGCTGGAAAAGGCGCAGGGCGGTCGCGGCGTGCTGCTGGGCGGTGTGCCGGGCGTGGCGCCGGCCAGGGTGGTGGTAATCGGTGGTGGCGTGGTGGGGCTGAACGCGGCGCGCATGGCGCAGGGTCTGGGCGCGGATGTGACGCTGCTGGACAAGTCGCTGGGCCGGCTGAAGGAAATCGACAACGTATATCAAGGTCGCATCAAGACGCTGATGTCCAATGCGGCCAACATCGAGGAGTCGATCCGCGATGCCGACATGGTGGTCGGCGCGGTGCTGATTCCGGGGGCGGCGGCACCCAAGCTGGTGAGCCGCGCCATGCTGAAGAATATGAAGACCGGCGCGGTGCTGGTGGATGTGGCCATCGACCAGGGTGGCTGCTTCGAGACCAGTCGCGCCACTACACACCAGGACCCGACCTATATCGTGGACGGCATCGTGCACTACTGCGTGGCGAATATGCCGGGCGGCGTGGCTCGCACCTCCACCATGGCGCTGACCAATGCCACGCTGCCGTACGCGCTGGAGCTGGCCGGCAAGGGCTGGGCCGAGGCGCTGGTGGCCAACCCGCACCTGCGCAACGGCCTGAACGTATGCCGCGGCCAGGTGACCTACGCCGCCGTGGCACGCGACCTGGGGTACGAGTACGTAGAACCGTTGGCCGCCATCAAGGCAGCCAGTTGA
- a CDS encoding gamma-glutamyl-gamma-aminobutyrate hydrolase family protein → MQQPIIGIPCDVKQIGLFPFHAVGEKYITAAVGGAGGIAILIPSLGDATQLRAIVDMVDGVLLPGSPSNVEPHHYQGAPSREGTQHDVARDATTLPLIDMLIEEGVPLLGICRGFQEINVVLGGELHQHVQEQPGLNDHREPDTTDLDEMYGPAHPVKLAEGSLLQGWLGCDSVMVNSIHQQGIKRLAPGLEVEAVAEDGLVEAYRVASARNFAYAVQWHPEWKYWDNKVSQAILKAFGDACRERRMRRNQ, encoded by the coding sequence ATGCAGCAACCGATTATCGGTATTCCCTGTGATGTTAAGCAGATCGGGCTGTTTCCGTTCCACGCGGTAGGTGAGAAGTACATCACCGCCGCCGTGGGCGGGGCGGGCGGTATCGCCATCCTGATCCCTTCGCTGGGTGACGCCACGCAGCTGCGCGCCATCGTCGACATGGTCGATGGTGTGCTGCTGCCGGGTTCGCCCTCCAACGTCGAGCCGCACCACTATCAGGGGGCGCCCAGCCGTGAGGGCACCCAGCACGATGTGGCGCGCGATGCCACCACGCTGCCGCTGATCGACATGCTGATCGAGGAAGGCGTGCCGCTGTTGGGCATCTGCCGCGGTTTCCAGGAGATCAACGTGGTCCTGGGCGGGGAGCTGCACCAGCATGTACAGGAGCAGCCCGGGCTGAACGATCACCGTGAGCCGGACACCACCGACCTGGACGAAATGTACGGGCCGGCCCACCCGGTGAAGTTGGCCGAAGGCAGTCTGCTGCAAGGCTGGCTGGGCTGCGACAGTGTAATGGTGAACTCCATCCACCAGCAGGGCATCAAGCGGCTGGCGCCGGGGCTGGAAGTGGAAGCCGTGGCCGAGGATGGCCTGGTGGAAGCCTACCGGGTGGCGTCTGCCAGGAACTTCGCCTATGCAGTACAGTGGCATCCGGAATGGAAATACTGGGACAACAAAGTATCCCAGGCAATTTTGAAGGCTTTCGGCGATGCCTGCCGAGAGCGCCGTATGCGTCGGAACCAATAG